In Girardinichthys multiradiatus isolate DD_20200921_A chromosome 18, DD_fGirMul_XY1, whole genome shotgun sequence, a single window of DNA contains:
- the LOC124884024 gene encoding zinc finger protein OZF-like: MMKRNLCSYCFLKCKETKSIFQPADQMKAETDEEDYGGVESSRKPDLNTHGDTSNSSETEDSEEDDETVNHPDSSDFGSGTERSEDDWKEDGAPESQSGKHSIQEHMISHPRMRSSRCSVNRTRFRASNGDSLREIQTALKCVCGVCGKSFNRKYLSVHMRIHTGDKPFGCDVCGNRFKQKAHLQTHLKVHTGDEPFGCDVCGNRFRFKSTLKTHLRIHAGDKVFGCDVCGQRFKKKTHLNLHTKIHTDYKLFGCDVCEQRFSKKSTLKEHLRIHSGDKPFVCDVCGHRFRLKSALNTHMRIHTGDKPFGCDVCGHRFKQLGHLKAHARIHSGDKPFGCDVCGQTFIQKSTLNGHQRIHAGDKPFGCDVCGQRFKFKSALNTHLRIHTGDKPFVCDVCGHRFKQKAHLKIHMKIHAGDKPFG, encoded by the coding sequence atgatgaagagaaACCTCTGTTCCTATTGCTTCCTCAAGTGCAAAGAGACAAAAAGTATCTTCCAACCAGCTGATCAGATGAAAGCAGAAACTGATGAAGAGGACTATGGAGGAGTAGAATCCAGCAGGAAGCCAGATCTGAACACTCATGGAGACACTTCCAACTCTTCAGAGACTGAAGACAGTGAGGAAGATGATGAAACTGTGAACCATCCAGACTCGTCAGACTTTGGGTCTGGAACTGAACGAAGTGAGGACGACTGGAAGGAGGACGGAGCTCCTGAATCTCAGAGTGGTAAACACTCGATTCAGGAACACATGATAAGTCATCCAAGAATGAGATCTTCAAGGTGTTCAGTTAATAGGACACGTTTTAGAGCGAGTAATGGTGACTCGCTGAGGGAAATCCAGACGGCTCTGAAATGTGTTTGTGGTGTCTGTGGTAAAAGTTTCAACAGAAAATATCTGAGTGTCCACATGAGGATCCACACAGGGGACAAACCAtttggttgtgatgtttgtggaaacagATTTAAGCAAAAGGCACATTTACAAACCCACCTGAAAGTCCACACTGGTGATGAACCGtttggttgtgatgtttgtggcaACAGGTTTAGGTTTAAGTCGACTTTAAAAACCCACCTGAGGATCCACGCAGGAGACAAAGTGtttggttgtgatgtttgtggacaaagatttaagaAAAAGACACATTTGAACCTGCACACCAAAATCCATACCGATTATAAGCTGTTTGGATGTGATGTTTGTGAACAAAGATTTAGCAAAAAGTCAACTTTAAAAGAACACCTGAGAATCCACTCAGGAGACAAACCATttgtttgtgatgtttgtggacacAGATTCCGATTGAAGTCagctttaaacacacacatgaggaTTCACACGGGGGACAAACCGtttggttgtgatgtttgtggacacAGATTTAAGCAACTTGGACATTTAAAAGCACACGCGAGAATTCACAGTGGTGACAAACCGtttggttgtgatgtttgtggacaaACTTTTATTCAGAAGTCAACTTTAAATGGACACCAGAGAATCCACGCAGGAGACAAACCAtttggttgtgatgtttgtggacaaagatttaaatttaagtCGGCTTTAAACACACACCTGAGAATTCACACTGGTGATAAACCATttgtttgtgatgtttgtggacacAGATTTAAGCAGAAGGCACATTTAAAAATTCACATGAAAATCCATGCAGGTGATAAACCGTTTGGTTGA